In a single window of the Salvelinus namaycush isolate Seneca chromosome 6, SaNama_1.0, whole genome shotgun sequence genome:
- the LOC120049125 gene encoding high-affinity choline transporter 1-like has translation MALNWPGLLSIGVFYLIVLVTGVWASRKSKHEERKCTGNLSEVAMVGGRNLNIWVSIFTTTATWVGGGFILGNAEVVYDPKRGLAWAIGPIGFTLSLVVGALFFVKPVREKNYVTIMDPFQEKYGNTLTAILFVPSLLADIFWIACVLAALGGTVSVIMDIPSPLAVALSAAVAILYTLLGGLYSVAYTDVIQLIFMFLSLWFCVPFILMSPASTDITVTAVTKLYQEPWTGRLKLADAGRWLDDLLLVTLGGICYQSFYQRVLATATVAQAQFTCYAASVFCFILAIPPLLIGAVAASTDWNQTSFGLPTPYEQGKAGMILPISLHHLCPPFVSLAGIGAIAAAVMSSIDSALLSSASLFARNIYKNIFSKRASEKQILLVVKVSILLFGLMGAGLAMTTSSVYVFWILSGDVMYTVVCAQLICVLFLPGKVNGYGALAGLVVGLLLRFLVGEPLLGVPGLMPLPWDSLHEDGRLLHVFPYRTGIMLVSLATILIVSRFAACLFLKGLLPDNWDVYELGQKRRILIKDMVAKDLTEKIGLNTRQMDPSPHASTEDMRSLQ, from the exons ATGGCGCTTAACTGGCCCGGCCTGCTGTCGATCGGGGTGTTCTACCTTATCGTCCTCGTGACAGGCGTCTGGGCGTCCAGGAAGTCCAAACACGAGGAGAGGAAGTGCACTGGAAACCTTAGTGAGGTTGCCATGGTTGGAGGGCGGAACCTCAACATCTGGGTCAGCATCTTCACTACCACAG CTACATGGGTGGGAGGAGGTTTCATCTTAGGCAATGCTGAGGTGGTCTACGACCCTAAAAGGGGCCTGGCTTGGGCCATCGGACCAATAGGCTTCACCCTTAGCCTGGTTGTAG GTGCGTTGTTCTTTGTGAAACCGGTCCGAGAGAAGAATTACGTCACCATAATGGATCCGTTCCAGGAGAAGTATGGAAACACGTTAACTGCTATTCTCTTTGTCCCATCACTCCTTGCTGACATCTTCTGGATAGCCTGTGTGCTCGCTGCATTGG GGGGAACGGTGAGTGTGATCATGGATATCCCATCACCCTTGGCTGTGGCCCTGTCTGCTGCCGTGGCAATTCTCTACACATTGCTGGGAGGGCTGTACTCGGTGGCCTACACTGATGTCATCCAGCTCATCTTCATGTTCCTCAGCCTG TGGTTCTGTGTGCCCTTCATACTGATGAGCCCCGCCTCAACAGACATTACAGTCACAGCGGTGACAAAACTGTATCAGGAGCCATGGACCGGCAGGCTGAAGTTGGCAGATGCAGGGCGCTGGCTGGATGACCTGCTACTGGTG ACTCTAGGTGGAATCTGTTACCAGTCCTTCTACCAGAGAGTCCTGGCCACAGCCACTGTGGCTCAGGCTCAGTTCACCTGCTATGCTGCCTCTGTCTTCTGCTTCATCCTCGCCATACCACCTCTTCTCATTGGTGCTGTGGCAGCATCCACAG ATTGGAACCAGACCAGTTTTGGTCTACCTACTCCCTATGAGCAGGGCAAGGCGGGTATGATTCTGCCCATCTCCCTGCACCACCTGTGTCCACCTTTCGTCTCTCTTGCTGGAATCGGCGCCATTgctgctgctgtgatgtcatcgATTGACTCTGCCCTGCTGTCTTCTGCGTCCCTTTTTGCCCGAAACATCTACAAAAACATTTTCAGCAAAAGG GCCTCTGAGAAACAGATTCTACTGGTTGTAAAGGTGTCCATCCTACTGTTTGGTTTGATGGGGGCGGGCTTGGCAATGACGACCTCCTCTGTGTATGTCTTCTGGATTCTCAGTGGAGATGTGATGTACACGGTGGTGTGTGCACAGTTGATCTGCGTCCTCTTTCTGCCTGGGAAGGTCAATGGGTATGGTGCCTTGGCAGGCCTTGTGGTAGGGCTACTGCTGCGGTTCCTAGTAGGAGAGCCCCTGCTTGGTGTGCCTGGACTCATGCCCCTTCCCTGGGACAGCCTACACGAGGACGGGCGTCTGCTGCATGTCTTCCCGTACCGCACCGGCATCATGTTGGTCTCTCTGGCCACCATCCTGATTGTGTCACGTTTCGCAGCCTGCCTTTTCCTTAAAGGGCTACTGCCTGACAACTGGGATGTATATGAACTTGGTCAAAAAAGGAGGATTTTGATTAAGGATATGGTAGCTAAGGATCTGACTGAGAAGATTGGACTGAACACAAGGCAGATGGACCCATCTCCTCATGCTAGCACAGAAGATATGAGATCTTTACAATGA
- the LOC120049999 gene encoding uncharacterized protein LOC120049999 isoform X2, producing MDAMDYPLPFSSLRLLVPPLRLLSAFMWQVAQQRAIKHYGKLEEFVTVVTQTVPELITDRQRTLLLLALRARVTLQLFQGEHPEDLNKIKIHLDRFSSCGLSQNNDAQMDALEANFLKLTKNLLEDPVERIQFFKADFPVVYGCDFDTALQALVCQFLSRLEDLLPVPDLKQTASWLSAVPSASDECLQSLSHTEDLQYLLQHHACCGKLDKRDNRSSFITRNTL from the exons ATGGATGCTATGG ATtaccccctccctttctcctccctgcGCCTTTTGGTTCCACCTCTACGGCTATTGTCTGCATTTATGTGGCAGGTAGCGCAACAGAGGGCCATCAAGCACTATGGAAAGTTAGAGGAGTTTGTGACGGTGGTTACACAAACTGTCCCAGAACTTATAACTGACAGACAGAGGACATTGCTTCTTCTGGCATTAAGGGCAAGG GTAACTCTTCAGCTGTTTCAAGGTGAGCATCCAGAGGACCTCAACAAAATTAAGATCCATCTTGACAGATTCTCATCCTGTGGTCTGTCACAG AATAATGATGCACAGATGGATGCGTTGGAAGCAAACTTCCTCAAGCTCACCAAAAACCTTCTCGAAGACCCAGTCGAGAGGATCCAATTCTTCAAG gCAGATTTCCCTGTGGTGTATGGCTGTGATTTTGACACAGCTTTGCAGGCACTCGTTTGTCAGTTCCTCTCCAGACTAGAAGATCTGCTACCAGTGCCAGACCTTAAGCAG ACTGCATCTTGGCTCAGCGCTGTGCCCTCTGCCTCGGATGAGTGTCTGCAGTCTCTTTCTCACACAGAGGACCTGCAATACCTGCTTCAGCACCACGCATGCTGTGGAAAGTTAGACAAACGTGATAATCGAAGCTCCTTTATCACAAGAAACACATTGTGA
- the LOC120049999 gene encoding uncharacterized protein LOC120049999 isoform X3 codes for MDAMDYPLPFSSLRLLVPPLRLLSAFMWQVAQQRAIKHYGKLEEFVTVVTQTVPELITDRQRTLLLLALRARVTLQLFQGEHPEDLNKIKIHLDRFSSCGLSQNNDAQMDALEANFLKLTKNLLEDPVERIQFFKADFPVVYGCDFDTALQALVCQFLSRLEDLLPVPDLKQ; via the exons ATGGATGCTATGG ATtaccccctccctttctcctccctgcGCCTTTTGGTTCCACCTCTACGGCTATTGTCTGCATTTATGTGGCAGGTAGCGCAACAGAGGGCCATCAAGCACTATGGAAAGTTAGAGGAGTTTGTGACGGTGGTTACACAAACTGTCCCAGAACTTATAACTGACAGACAGAGGACATTGCTTCTTCTGGCATTAAGGGCAAGG GTAACTCTTCAGCTGTTTCAAGGTGAGCATCCAGAGGACCTCAACAAAATTAAGATCCATCTTGACAGATTCTCATCCTGTGGTCTGTCACAG AATAATGATGCACAGATGGATGCGTTGGAAGCAAACTTCCTCAAGCTCACCAAAAACCTTCTCGAAGACCCAGTCGAGAGGATCCAATTCTTCAAG gCAGATTTCCCTGTGGTGTATGGCTGTGATTTTGACACAGCTTTGCAGGCACTCGTTTGTCAGTTCCTCTCCAGACTAGAAGATCTGCTACCAGTGCCAGACCTTAAGCAG TAA
- the LOC120049999 gene encoding oocyte zinc finger protein XlCOF8.4-like isoform X1, whose product METLSDSRDYQQAESRARLDGNQNSKEDRVSTMGSDDDEFRERGVEEENENISAVGRVITEPKDQRRCEGAVGDLCAAGEPDLAANSPMVSSVAQKPSIFPARLPLKSKGDHRVKSSKRSRKSPEGRMAESSVNSDTPLLESSQETNRTGAEESRPFSPDHDDTEEENNEPASRESSRLSSCAQPPPGDVSPSSETLFKALSTARRIANKCSQCGRCFIYPSQLVQHQRIHTGDRPYKCTQCGKTFSNSTGLSKHHQKHCLDATFDCPKCGESFRSLRERFKHLSTHKSLKCLLCGKSCQTTSDLRKHQQTHSVTPSFNCSL is encoded by the exons atggagacttTGTCAGACAGCAGAGATTATCAACAGGCAGAATCAAGAGCACGTTTAGATGGAAACCAGAACAGTAAAGAAGACAGAGTGTCTACCAtgggtagtgatgatgatgaattcagagagagaggtgtggaagAGGAGAATGAAAACATAAGTGCTGTGGGAAGGGTTATTACCGAACCAAAGGACCAGAGGagatgtgaaggggctgttggggaCCTGTGTGCTGCTGGAGAACCAGACCTCGCAGCCAACTCTCCAATGGTCTCCAGTGTGGCTCAAAAACCCTCAATATTTCCTGCCCGACTTCCACTCAAAAGTAAAGGGGACCACAGAGTCAAATCCTCCAAGAGATCTAGAAAGAGCCCAGAAGGGAGGATGGCTGAGTCCAGTGTGAACTCTGATACACCTCTGCTTGAATCCTCACAGGAAAC TAACAGGACTGGTGCTGAAGAATCAAGACCATTTTCTCCAGACCATGATGACACAGAAGAGGAAAACAACG AACCTGCTTCAAGGGAGTCTTCTCGGCTGTCTAGCTGCGCTCAACCACCACCTGGTGACGTATCACCATCCTCTGAGACCCTTTTCAAAGCATTGTCCACTGCACGGCGTATTGCCAACAagtgctcccagtgtggaaggtGTTTTATCTATCCATCTCAACTGGTTCAGCATCAGCGAATTCACACTGGAGATCGACCCTACAAATGCACCCAGTGCGGAAAGACTTTCAGTAATTCAACTGGGCTTTCAAAACACCACCAAAAACACTGTCTAGACGCGACCTTCGATTGCCCCAAGTGCGGAGAGAGTTTCAGATCTCTCCGTGAGCGGTTCAAACACCTATCTACTCACAAGTCCCTCAAATGTCTGTTGTGTGGAAAGAGTTGCCAGACGACTTCTGATTTGCGAAAGCACCAGCAAACACATAGTGTGACGCCGTCGTTCAACTGCTCTCTGTGA